A genomic stretch from Prochlorococcus marinus str. MIT 9312 includes:
- a CDS encoding UvrD-helicase domain-containing protein, with protein MPQTNNFLFKSLNKQQLQAVKHVYGPLLVVAGAGSGKTKALTHRIANLIEGNSIDPYNILAVTFTNKAAKEMKARLEVLLAQELAFNQFGQPWTTLKEIDQNQLRTNVHQERLQNLWIGTFHSLFSRLLRYDIEKYTDPEGLKWTRQFSIYDETDSQTLVKEIISQDMNLDPKRYDPKKIKRLISNAKNQCLTSNDLLEKADNNFDKTVAEAYRRYRISLSKNNSLDFDDLLLLPVFLLRQNDMVRDYWHKRFKHILVDEYQDTNRTQYELIKLITAGNTEPKKFFNWEDRSIFVVGDADQSIYSFRAADFRILIGFQEDFKTSINDDTKSSLIKLEENYRSSSNILDAANSLIENNSERIDKVLKATKEKGELLTLLSCDDEISEAEAITNKIKSLNNYNQNPIWKNFAILYRTRAQSRVLEESLVRWRIPYTIFGGLRFYDRREIKDAIAYLKVLVNSSDNVSLLRIINVPRRGIGKTTIQKLNELSNRLNIPLWEVLNDKQSLEETIGRSSKGINKFTEVMNDLLCYLENSGPAQLLQLILEKSGYLSDLLSNGTEESEDRRNNLQELINAATQYEEETESGDVEGFLSTAALTTDNDTKKNNPNSVTLMTLHNSKGLEFQNVFITGLEQGLFPSHRSIDTPSLLEEERRLCYVGITRAKERVFLSHARERRLWGGMREATIPSIFLSEIPEDLMDGELPQTGGASIRRDWHLERLTRVDRNNPNEFVNKPINAVRKLYSGPSKGKSWIVGDKLIHSKFGKGEIIHIFGSGEKISLAVKFGDKGSKILDPRLAPIRYVS; from the coding sequence GTGCCTCAAACCAACAATTTCCTTTTTAAGTCCCTAAACAAACAACAACTTCAAGCAGTAAAACATGTTTATGGACCACTATTAGTTGTAGCAGGTGCAGGTAGCGGAAAAACTAAGGCTCTTACTCACAGAATTGCAAACCTTATAGAGGGTAACTCTATAGATCCCTATAACATTCTGGCAGTCACTTTCACTAACAAAGCTGCTAAAGAAATGAAAGCAAGATTAGAGGTTCTTCTAGCCCAAGAATTAGCTTTTAATCAATTTGGTCAGCCTTGGACAACTCTCAAAGAAATTGATCAAAATCAATTAAGAACAAACGTTCACCAAGAGAGGCTTCAGAACCTTTGGATCGGTACTTTCCATTCTTTATTTTCAAGACTTCTGAGATACGATATTGAAAAATATACTGATCCAGAAGGCCTAAAATGGACGAGGCAATTTTCAATTTACGATGAAACAGATTCTCAAACATTAGTAAAAGAAATTATCAGTCAAGATATGAATCTTGACCCAAAAAGATATGATCCCAAAAAGATTAAAAGATTAATAAGTAATGCTAAAAATCAATGCTTAACTTCTAATGATCTTTTAGAAAAAGCAGATAATAATTTTGATAAAACAGTTGCAGAAGCCTACAGGAGATATAGAATTTCGCTTTCAAAAAATAATTCTTTAGATTTTGATGATCTTCTACTTTTGCCTGTTTTCTTATTAAGACAAAATGATATGGTCAGAGATTACTGGCACAAAAGATTTAAACATATTTTAGTTGACGAATATCAAGATACAAATAGAACACAATATGAACTTATAAAATTAATTACGGCTGGAAATACTGAACCAAAAAAATTCTTCAATTGGGAAGATCGGTCAATTTTTGTAGTTGGGGATGCTGATCAAAGTATTTATAGTTTCAGAGCAGCTGACTTCAGAATTTTAATTGGTTTTCAAGAAGATTTTAAAACTTCAATCAACGACGATACAAAATCATCTTTAATTAAATTAGAAGAAAATTATAGGTCATCTTCTAATATCCTTGATGCTGCAAACTCACTAATTGAAAACAACTCTGAAAGAATTGACAAAGTTTTAAAGGCTACTAAAGAAAAAGGGGAACTTTTAACGTTACTCAGCTGTGATGATGAAATTTCCGAGGCAGAAGCAATTACCAATAAAATAAAATCACTCAATAACTATAATCAAAACCCAATTTGGAAAAATTTTGCAATTTTATATCGAACCAGGGCTCAGTCAAGAGTATTAGAAGAATCTCTTGTAAGGTGGCGCATTCCTTATACAATTTTTGGAGGATTGCGTTTTTATGATAGAAGAGAAATTAAAGATGCAATAGCATATTTGAAAGTTCTGGTTAATTCTTCAGATAACGTTAGTCTTTTGCGAATCATAAATGTTCCTAGAAGAGGGATTGGTAAGACTACTATTCAAAAACTTAATGAATTATCTAATAGGTTAAATATCCCATTATGGGAGGTTCTTAATGATAAGCAAAGTCTTGAAGAAACAATAGGCCGATCATCAAAAGGAATTAATAAATTTACTGAAGTTATGAATGATCTACTGTGTTACCTAGAAAATTCAGGCCCCGCTCAACTACTACAACTTATATTAGAAAAAAGTGGTTATTTAAGTGACTTGCTCTCTAATGGGACTGAAGAATCTGAAGATAGAAGAAATAACTTACAAGAACTAATTAATGCAGCTACTCAATATGAAGAAGAAACAGAAAGTGGGGATGTAGAGGGATTTCTTTCTACAGCAGCCTTAACAACTGATAATGATACGAAAAAAAATAATCCCAACTCTGTAACTCTCATGACTCTGCATAATAGTAAAGGTTTAGAATTTCAAAATGTTTTTATCACTGGGCTAGAACAAGGTCTCTTCCCTAGCCATAGATCAATAGATACTCCCTCACTTCTTGAAGAGGAAAGAAGATTATGCTATGTAGGTATTACTAGAGCTAAAGAAAGAGTTTTCTTAAGTCATGCTAGAGAAAGAAGATTATGGGGTGGAATGCGTGAAGCAACAATTCCTTCAATATTTCTTTCAGAAATACCTGAAGATTTAATGGATGGCGAATTACCACAAACTGGTGGTGCTTCAATTAGAAGAGATTGGCATCTTGAACGTTTAACTAGAGTTGATCGAAACAATCCAAATGAATTTGTTAACAAACCAATAAATGCAGTAAGGAAATTATATTCAGGTCCCAGTAAAGGGAAAAGCTGGATAGTTGGAGATAAGCTAATTCACTCAAAGTTTGGGAAAGGTGAAATCATACATATTTTTGGGAGTGGGGAAAAAATATCTTTAGCAGTAAAATTTGGTGATAAAGGAAGTAAAATTCTAGATCCCAGATTAGCTCCAATTCGTTATGTAAGTTAA
- a CDS encoding phycobilisome protein: protein MSVSKKNQLLSADKKLNDLSNIKEFINSANSRLDAITSITSNSHAIAADAVTAMICENQDSVNSKISLNTTNKMSVCLRDGEIILRIVAYLLISNDESVLEKSCLKDLKNTYLALGVPLRNARRVVELMRDATISDLNSTVNNMQGNKGFLPKLVSETKFQFERIINLLN, encoded by the coding sequence ATGTCAGTTTCAAAGAAAAATCAACTATTGTCCGCTGATAAGAAATTAAATGATTTAAGCAATATAAAAGAATTTATTAATAGTGCAAACTCAAGATTAGATGCAATAACTTCTATAACAAGTAATTCACATGCAATTGCAGCAGACGCTGTAACAGCAATGATTTGTGAAAATCAAGACTCAGTTAATTCAAAAATATCTTTAAATACAACTAACAAGATGTCCGTTTGTTTAAGAGATGGAGAAATAATTCTAAGGATTGTTGCTTATCTTTTAATTTCTAATGACGAATCAGTTTTAGAAAAAAGTTGTTTAAAGGATCTTAAAAATACTTATCTTGCTCTTGGGGTACCTTTAAGAAATGCAAGAAGGGTTGTTGAATTAATGCGAGATGCAACAATCTCTGATTTAAATTCAACAGTTAATAATATGCAAGGAAACAAAGGCTTTCTTCCTAAATTAGTATCTGAAACAAAGTTTCAATTTGAAAGGATAATTAATCTTTTAAACTAG
- a CDS encoding phycobiliprotein lyase encodes MTKNLTTINQFIDKSIGEWKSIRSTHTLAFQEFENSTSKIYIKNINSKNKKVIEIFKNYNLSLNLESIAISIKWQAFSDWEEDNMSEGDETILIFLPKDENSGIVLRNKGYTESFISSSNYFFDEQNNLNIKTIYKSKVSEERISFLSTHIRSRFSTIRNLENNSVIQTSHTSEIRNLASLKD; translated from the coding sequence TTGACGAAGAATCTAACAACAATTAATCAATTCATTGATAAAAGTATAGGAGAGTGGAAATCTATTAGAAGTACTCACACTTTAGCTTTTCAGGAATTTGAAAACTCAACTAGTAAAATATACATTAAAAATATCAACTCAAAAAATAAAAAAGTTATTGAAATTTTTAAAAATTACAACTTAAGTTTAAACCTAGAGAGCATAGCCATTTCTATAAAATGGCAAGCTTTTAGTGATTGGGAAGAAGATAATATGAGTGAGGGAGATGAAACTATTTTGATATTTTTACCAAAGGATGAGAATTCAGGAATTGTTTTACGAAATAAAGGTTATACAGAATCCTTTATTTCATCATCCAATTATTTTTTTGATGAACAAAATAATTTAAACATTAAAACTATTTACAAATCAAAAGTTTCCGAAGAAAGAATTTCCTTTTTATCCACTCACATAAGATCCAGATTTTCTACTATTAGAAATCTGGAAAATAACTCAGTAATACAGACTTCACATACTTCAGAGATAAGGAATTTAGCTAGTTTAAAAGATTAA
- a CDS encoding TVP38/TMEM64 family protein, translating to MNKIQKFLSVVFFIAIFVVLIYLIQNYGIEPLRNKIESMGIWAPFGIFILRGVSIILPALPSSAYSLLAGSLLGFQKGYMTIIFSDIVFCQAAFFIARNYGRVPVSKLVGPKAMKKIESFNQNQLEENFFLMTGLLMTGLFDFLSYAIGIGGTRWKIFTPALLISLLISDSILVAVGAGVSQGAGLFLGVALLGMFALATISGLAKNKIPK from the coding sequence ATGAATAAAATACAGAAATTTCTCTCAGTAGTTTTTTTTATAGCAATATTTGTTGTATTGATTTATTTAATCCAAAATTATGGGATTGAACCTTTAAGGAACAAAATAGAAAGCATGGGGATTTGGGCTCCTTTTGGAATATTCATACTTAGAGGAGTAAGTATTATTTTACCTGCACTTCCAAGTTCAGCTTATTCTCTGCTAGCTGGTTCATTACTAGGATTTCAAAAAGGTTACATGACAATAATCTTTTCTGATATCGTTTTTTGCCAAGCAGCTTTCTTTATTGCGAGAAATTATGGTCGAGTTCCTGTGAGTAAATTAGTAGGCCCAAAAGCAATGAAAAAAATTGAAAGTTTTAATCAAAACCAACTAGAAGAAAATTTCTTTCTCATGACAGGTCTACTAATGACTGGCCTTTTTGACTTTCTAAGCTACGCAATTGGTATTGGAGGAACACGTTGGAAAATATTCACTCCAGCATTATTAATAAGTCTTCTTATCAGTGATTCTATACTAGTAGCTGTAGGAGCTGGGGTTAGTCAGGGAGCCGGATTATTTCTAGGAGTAGCTCTTTTAGGAATGTTTGCATTAGCTACTATTTCAGGATTAGCAAAAAATAAAATACCTAAATAA
- a CDS encoding SGNH/GDSL hydrolase family protein, with translation MTFPTYPNKTLGNQIYKDQSSLPKEYKAFLGWANKLKNSKTVNIMGLYKTRYSNGQNLDNSTWFFGGSTMWGTGVSDDQTIPSNYHEISGEKVFNFGVGGYNSRQAINSLITLLGDGHKPKRVFFYDGYNDVEQGCRKENKIIPTHSRELLINNALKNNKKSFSNLTKIYLSRIIEFLISPLTSINAQERIYDSLRNGYDCHKSPDKAESIAKHLVNNWYSSYLILKNDGIEFNAILHPTIYSSNVNYEFFTDYWKKRINFLEPQFKIVYPLIVKELNKKCIIDKSFCNVFFDGSNWISSEAIVFFDDTHLNDEGNSIIAERLFNISNKK, from the coding sequence GTGACTTTTCCCACATATCCAAATAAAACTTTAGGAAATCAAATTTATAAAGATCAAAGTTCTCTGCCAAAAGAGTATAAAGCTTTTTTAGGTTGGGCTAATAAATTAAAGAATTCAAAGACTGTAAATATTATGGGTTTATATAAAACCAGATACTCAAATGGACAAAACCTCGATAATTCCACATGGTTTTTTGGCGGATCTACAATGTGGGGAACAGGTGTATCTGATGATCAAACAATCCCAAGTAATTACCATGAGATCTCTGGTGAAAAAGTTTTTAATTTTGGAGTAGGAGGATATAATTCAAGACAAGCTATTAATAGCCTAATTACTTTATTAGGTGATGGACATAAACCTAAAAGAGTGTTTTTTTATGATGGATATAATGATGTTGAGCAAGGATGTAGGAAGGAAAATAAGATAATTCCAACTCATTCAAGAGAACTCCTAATAAATAACGCATTGAAAAATAATAAAAAAAGTTTTTCGAATTTAACTAAGATATATTTATCTAGAATTATTGAATTCTTAATTTCACCATTAACATCTATCAACGCTCAAGAAAGAATTTATGATTCCTTGAGGAATGGATATGATTGCCACAAAAGTCCAGACAAAGCTGAAAGCATAGCAAAACATCTAGTAAATAATTGGTACTCTAGTTATTTAATATTAAAAAACGATGGAATTGAATTTAATGCAATTCTTCATCCTACTATTTACAGCTCTAATGTTAATTATGAATTCTTTACTGATTATTGGAAAAAACGAATTAATTTTTTAGAACCCCAATTCAAAATTGTATATCCTTTAATAGTCAAAGAATTAAATAAAAAATGTATTATTGATAAATCATTTTGTAATGTTTTCTTTGATGGAAGCAATTGGATAAGTTCCGAAGCTATAGTATTTTTTGATGATACTCACCTTAATGATGAAGGAAATTCAATTATTGCAGAAAGGCTATTTAATATATCAAATAAGAAATGA
- a CDS encoding DUF5989 family protein yields the protein MESFLDLVKDIWDFFKIRKKYWLAPLIITIVVMGSLIIFTQGSVIAPFIYSIF from the coding sequence ATGGAATCATTTTTGGACTTAGTTAAAGATATATGGGATTTTTTTAAAATCAGAAAAAAATACTGGTTAGCTCCTTTAATTATTACAATCGTCGTTATGGGCAGCCTTATTATATTTACTCAAGGTTCTGTAATAGCTCCATTCATATATTCTATTTTTTGA
- a CDS encoding SxtJ family membrane protein, whose translation MRKKQLSTKKLKEFGFLIGFCFPLIIGWLIPAFWGHSFRFWSIWVGLFSLTITIIKPRLLFYPYKLWMLLGHFLGWINSRIILTMVFIFVLLPISLIMKSVGYDPLRIKKKNDVSYREINDNHIIDFTRIF comes from the coding sequence ATGAGAAAAAAGCAACTTAGTACAAAAAAACTCAAAGAATTTGGATTTCTTATCGGTTTTTGTTTTCCATTAATCATAGGCTGGTTAATACCAGCATTTTGGGGCCATTCATTTAGATTTTGGTCTATTTGGGTTGGTTTATTTTCTTTAACAATTACAATTATTAAACCAAGACTATTGTTTTATCCATATAAATTATGGATGCTTTTAGGTCATTTTCTAGGTTGGATTAATAGTCGCATCATTCTAACCATGGTTTTTATTTTTGTTCTTCTCCCGATTTCTCTAATCATGAAATCTGTTGGTTACGATCCTTTAAGAATAAAAAAGAAAAATGATGTATCCTATAGAGAAATTAACGATAATCATATTATTGATTTTACAAGGATTTTTTAA
- a CDS encoding carbamoyltransferase family protein translates to MTKYILGISCYYHDSAASLIGDGEILAAVQEERFTRKKHDSSFPENAIKYCLKSQNISINDLEYVIYYEKPLLTFERLLETYLATAPRGLRSFIAAMQVWLKEKLFLKTQIKKEVRKINSHLTNSRNNDVLPKLLFSEHHFSHAAAAFYPSPFEEAVILCMDGVGEWASTSCWIGKGNKIKPLWEISFPHSLGLLYSAFTYYCGFKVNSGEYKLMGLAPYGSPKYVEKIESKLIDIKEDGTFKLDLSYFKFHRGFRMTSSKFHKLFGAKPRKSEDEILQFHMDLAASIQKVTENIVTKLANTLRKETGQKNICLSGGVALNCVANGKLLDQKIFDDIWIQPASGDAGSSLGCSLLCWHQYMNKKRIVNPNDSMKGTYLGCQFSNSEILDYLTKIKANFLKLDDDALFKEIAKLLDEGKVIGWFNGPMEFGPRSLGARSIIGDPRNKEMQSVMNLKIKFRESFRPFAPSVLEEDISNIFEISKKSPYMLLVAPVKNELCNKMSKEEEQLFGIDKLNIARSSLPAITHVDYSARIQTVNENTNPRYYKMIREFKKLTECPSIVNTSFNVRGEPIVCTPQDAYRCFMRTEMDVLVLQNQILFKDKQAVIENDEDWKQEFELD, encoded by the coding sequence ATGACAAAATATATATTGGGTATATCTTGTTATTACCATGATAGTGCAGCATCGCTTATTGGTGATGGAGAAATTTTAGCTGCAGTTCAAGAAGAGAGATTCACAAGGAAAAAACATGATTCGAGTTTTCCTGAAAATGCAATTAAATACTGTTTAAAATCGCAGAATATAAGTATTAATGATCTCGAATATGTTATTTATTATGAAAAGCCATTATTAACTTTTGAAAGATTATTAGAAACTTATCTTGCTACTGCTCCAAGAGGATTAAGATCTTTTATTGCTGCGATGCAAGTTTGGCTTAAAGAAAAATTATTTCTAAAGACTCAAATAAAAAAGGAAGTTAGGAAAATAAATTCCCATCTTACAAATTCAAGGAATAATGATGTTTTACCTAAACTTCTCTTTTCTGAACATCATTTTTCGCATGCTGCTGCTGCTTTTTATCCAAGTCCTTTCGAAGAAGCAGTAATTCTTTGCATGGATGGAGTAGGAGAATGGGCTAGTACTTCTTGCTGGATTGGCAAAGGAAATAAAATAAAACCATTATGGGAAATTAGTTTTCCGCATTCACTTGGTTTGCTGTATTCTGCATTTACATACTATTGCGGATTCAAAGTTAATTCTGGAGAATATAAATTAATGGGTTTAGCACCATATGGTTCACCAAAATATGTAGAAAAAATTGAAAGTAAATTAATAGATATTAAAGAAGATGGCACTTTTAAACTTGATTTGAGTTACTTCAAATTTCATAGGGGATTTAGAATGACAAGTTCTAAATTTCATAAACTTTTTGGAGCAAAACCAAGAAAAAGTGAAGATGAAATTTTGCAATTTCATATGGATTTGGCTGCCTCAATTCAAAAGGTTACCGAAAATATTGTCACTAAACTTGCAAATACTTTAAGGAAAGAAACTGGTCAAAAAAATATATGTCTTTCTGGTGGAGTTGCATTAAATTGCGTGGCTAATGGGAAATTGTTAGACCAAAAAATTTTTGACGACATTTGGATTCAGCCTGCTAGTGGCGATGCTGGTTCATCTCTAGGTTGTTCTCTTCTTTGCTGGCATCAGTATATGAATAAAAAAAGAATAGTTAACCCTAATGATTCTATGAAGGGAACATATTTAGGGTGTCAGTTTTCAAACTCAGAGATATTAGATTACCTTACTAAAATTAAGGCTAATTTCTTAAAACTAGATGATGATGCATTATTTAAAGAAATAGCAAAACTTCTGGATGAAGGGAAAGTTATAGGGTGGTTTAATGGTCCAATGGAATTTGGTCCAAGGTCATTAGGTGCGAGATCAATTATTGGAGATCCTAGAAATAAGGAGATGCAGAGTGTTATGAATTTAAAGATCAAATTTAGAGAAAGCTTTAGACCATTTGCCCCATCAGTTTTAGAGGAAGACATATCAAATATATTTGAAATATCAAAGAAAAGTCCATATATGTTGTTAGTCGCCCCAGTAAAAAATGAATTATGTAATAAGATGTCAAAAGAAGAAGAACAACTTTTTGGAATAGACAAATTAAATATAGCTAGATCTTCTTTGCCAGCTATTACTCATGTAGATTATTCTGCAAGAATCCAAACAGTCAACGAAAATACAAATCCTAGATATTACAAAATGATTAGAGAATTCAAAAAACTTACTGAATGCCCATCTATCGTCAATACTTCTTTTAATGTAAGAGGAGAGCCGATAGTCTGTACCCCTCAAGATGCTTATAGATGCTTTATGCGGACTGAAATGGATGTTTTAGTATTACAAAATCAAATACTTTTTAAAGATAAACAAGCTGTCATCGAGAATGATGAAGACTGGAAGCAAGAATTCGAATTAGATTAA
- a CDS encoding FGGY-family carbohydrate kinase has protein sequence MPDNYYGGLDFGTSGARISIIDLYKESVYSDSVTYLYGFKNPNSWINSCEKLLDSLPIEIKKNLSKLAISGTSGTLTAFDFKGEPLGEAIPYDQACNDHQILLESLTSGEDHLRTAYSSLAKALNLVEKYGTNILLRHQSDWITGWFLKDWTHGEEGNNLKLGWDLQKESWPKSFLNTSWKKCLPHIIKSGKIIGQVNSDLAKRFNLNKKLKLISGTTDSNAGILAAGLGKEDGLTVLGTTIVVKKIIENPIKKQGITIHRVNDDWICGGASNAGCGILSKFFSDLEIKELSRQINPSKNSSLDLLPLNSKGERFPINNSELEPILGPRPVSDSLYLHALFEGLAKIELKGWEELGKLTGSLPKKIITIGGGSKNPQWRKIREKIINIPIVSCNKTTSFGTALLAINSR, from the coding sequence ATGCCTGATAATTATTATGGAGGGTTAGATTTTGGAACTAGTGGTGCGAGAATATCTATAATTGATCTTTATAAAGAATCAGTATATTCGGATTCAGTTACTTATCTGTATGGCTTTAAAAATCCAAATTCTTGGATCAATTCTTGTGAAAAGCTCTTAGATAGTTTACCTATTGAGATTAAAAAGAACCTAAGTAAATTGGCTATATCTGGTACCTCAGGAACTTTAACAGCATTCGATTTCAAAGGGGAGCCATTAGGGGAAGCTATACCATATGACCAAGCATGTAATGACCATCAAATCCTTCTTGAATCATTAACTTCTGGAGAAGATCATTTACGAACTGCATACAGTAGTCTTGCAAAAGCATTAAACCTAGTTGAAAAATATGGGACTAATATACTTTTAAGACATCAATCGGATTGGATAACTGGCTGGTTTTTAAAAGATTGGACTCATGGAGAAGAAGGTAATAATCTCAAACTTGGTTGGGATCTTCAAAAAGAATCTTGGCCAAAAAGCTTCCTTAATACTTCATGGAAAAAATGCTTGCCTCACATAATAAAAAGTGGAAAAATTATTGGGCAAGTAAATTCTGATTTAGCAAAAAGATTTAACTTGAATAAAAAATTAAAATTAATCTCTGGCACCACTGATTCTAATGCAGGTATATTAGCTGCAGGTTTAGGGAAAGAAGATGGTCTTACAGTTTTAGGAACAACAATTGTTGTTAAGAAAATTATTGAAAACCCTATAAAGAAACAGGGCATTACAATCCATAGAGTAAACGACGATTGGATATGTGGAGGAGCATCAAATGCTGGATGCGGTATCTTGTCTAAGTTCTTTTCTGATTTAGAAATAAAGGAACTCAGTCGACAAATTAATCCATCAAAAAACAGTTCTTTGGATCTTTTACCTCTTAATAGTAAAGGAGAGAGATTTCCTATTAATAATTCTGAATTAGAACCGATACTTGGTCCTAGACCAGTAAGCGACTCACTTTATTTACATGCATTATTTGAGGGGCTAGCTAAGATCGAATTGAAAGGATGGGAAGAACTAGGCAAACTAACAGGTTCACTTCCAAAAAAAATTATTACTATTGGTGGAGGTTCAAAAAACCCTCAGTGGAGAAAAATAAGAGAAAAAATTATAAATATACCAATAGTTTCATGCAATAAAACCACTTCTTTTGGTACTGCATTATTAGCGATTAATTCAAGGTAA
- the metK gene encoding methionine adenosyltransferase translates to MSDFIFTSESVTEGHPDKICDQISDAVLDALLTEDPESRVACETVVNTGLCLLTGEITSKAKVDYIKLVRNVIKEIGYEGYRAGGFDANSCAVLVALDEQSPDISQGVNYADDVNDDLEDNTGAGDQGIMFGYACDETPELMPLPISLAHRLAIQLAKVRHEEVLNYLLPDGKTQVSIDYEKGLPVSINTILISTQHNPEIDGITNEEEIRQRIKEDLWTHVVIPATEDLKIKPNISKTRFLVNPTGKFVVGGPQGDAGLTGRKIIVDTYGGYARHGGGAFSGKDPTKVDRSAAYAARYVAKSIVKAKLAKKAEVQLSYAIGVAKPISILVETFDTGVISQANLTELIKEHFDLRPAAIIKEFNLRNLPKKMGGNFFRKTASYGHFGRRDLQLPWENVEEKAAKLEEASKIFL, encoded by the coding sequence ATGAGTGATTTCATTTTCACTTCTGAATCCGTTACTGAAGGTCATCCTGACAAAATATGTGATCAAATTAGTGACGCAGTTTTAGATGCTTTATTAACAGAAGATCCAGAAAGCAGAGTTGCATGCGAAACTGTCGTTAACACTGGTCTATGTCTACTTACTGGAGAAATAACTTCAAAAGCGAAAGTCGATTATATAAAACTTGTTAGAAATGTAATTAAAGAAATTGGATATGAAGGCTATAGAGCAGGTGGTTTTGACGCAAATAGTTGTGCTGTTTTAGTAGCACTTGACGAGCAATCACCAGATATTTCACAAGGAGTAAACTACGCAGATGATGTTAACGATGATTTAGAAGATAATACCGGAGCTGGTGACCAAGGCATAATGTTCGGCTATGCATGCGATGAGACGCCTGAATTAATGCCATTACCAATTAGCTTGGCTCATAGATTAGCCATTCAACTTGCCAAAGTGAGACATGAAGAAGTCCTTAATTATCTACTCCCAGATGGTAAAACGCAAGTAAGCATTGATTACGAAAAAGGGTTACCAGTCTCTATTAATACGATTTTAATTTCAACTCAACATAATCCTGAGATTGATGGAATAACAAATGAAGAAGAAATTCGTCAAAGAATAAAAGAAGATTTATGGACGCATGTTGTAATTCCTGCTACTGAAGATTTAAAAATCAAACCAAACATTAGCAAAACAAGATTTCTAGTAAACCCGACGGGCAAATTTGTAGTAGGCGGTCCTCAAGGAGATGCTGGGCTCACTGGTAGAAAAATTATTGTAGATACTTATGGTGGATATGCAAGGCACGGAGGTGGTGCATTTTCTGGTAAAGATCCCACAAAAGTAGATAGATCAGCCGCTTATGCAGCACGTTATGTAGCTAAAAGCATAGTTAAGGCAAAATTGGCAAAAAAAGCAGAAGTACAATTAAGTTATGCAATTGGAGTAGCAAAACCAATTTCCATTCTGGTGGAAACTTTTGATACTGGTGTTATTTCACAAGCTAATTTGACTGAGCTAATTAAAGAGCACTTTGATTTAAGACCCGCAGCAATAATAAAAGAATTTAACTTAAGAAATTTACCAAAAAAAATGGGGGGAAATTTTTTCAGAAAGACTGCATCCTATGGACATTTTGGCAGGCGAGATCTCCAGCTCCCTTGGGAAAATGTCGAAGAAAAAGCAGCCAAATTAGAAGAGGCATCCAAAATATTTTTATAA